The nucleotide window GCTCGGTCAGGTCGGCGATGACCTCGCCGGTGTCCATGTCGGTGATCAGCGTGCCCACCGGCATGCGCAGCGTAATGTCTTCGCCAGCCGCGCCGTAGCAATCGGAGCCGCGGCCATTCTCGCCGTTCCTGGCCACGTGCTTCTTGGCGTAGCGGAAGTCGATCAGCGTATTGATATTGCGGTCCGCCACGGCGAACACGCTGCCGCCGCGGCCGCCGTCGCCACCATCCGGGCCGCCGAAGGGCACAAACTTCTCGCGCCGGAACGAGGCGCTGCCATTGCCGCCGTTGCCGGCGATGGCTTCGATTCGGGCTTCGTCGATGAACTTCATGATGGGTTTTCCGTGATGGATCGGCAGACCGGCCGCCGGCGTAGTTTACTTCGCCAGAAAAGAAAAAGCCCCGCAAGCGTTGCGGGGCCTTTCATGCTGCAAAGGCTTTGATCAGGCCGCCGGGACGACGCTGACTTGCTGCTTCTTGGCAGGGCCCTTGACGGCGAACTGCACGTGGCCGTCGACCAGGGCGAACAGCGTGTGGTCCTTGCCCACGCCGACGTTGTCGCCGGCATGCACGCGGGTACCGCGCTGGCGGATGATGATGCCGCCGGCGTTGATGGCCTGGCCACCAAACACCTTCACGCCCAGACGCTTCGATTCGGAATCACGGCCGTTCCGCGTGGAACCGCCGCCTTTTTTCTGTGCCATGTCTTACTCCTGTCGCTTTACCGGATTACGCTCGATCGATCAGGCAACGATCGCTTCGATGCGCAGTTCGGTGTAATTCTGACGATGGCCCTGACGCTTCTGGTAGTGCTTGCGACGGCGCATCTTGAAGATCTTCACCTTGTCGTGACGACCCTGGGAGATAACGGTAGCCTTGACGGAAGCCCCGCTCACCAGCGGCGTACCAAACTTGATTTGGTCGCCGGCGCCCACTGCGAGCACCTGGTCGAGCGTGATTTCTGCGCCAATGTCTGCCGGTATCTGTTCTACTTTCAGTTTTTCGCCAGCAGCAACCTTGTATTGCTTGCCGCCGGTTTTTACGACCGCGTACATTGTCGAA belongs to Cupriavidus taiwanensis and includes:
- the rpmA gene encoding 50S ribosomal protein L27, producing MAQKKGGGSTRNGRDSESKRLGVKVFGGQAINAGGIIIRQRGTRVHAGDNVGVGKDHTLFALVDGHVQFAVKGPAKKQQVSVVPAA
- the rplU gene encoding 50S ribosomal protein L21, producing MYAVVKTGGKQYKVAAGEKLKVEQIPADIGAEITLDQVLAVGAGDQIKFGTPLVSGASVKATVISQGRHDKVKIFKMRRRKHYQKRQGHRQNYTELRIEAIVA